The nucleotide sequence TAACTTTGGTAGTTGCTGCATTACGCTGATAGCTTTAACGATTTTGCAATGGCTATTTAGATGTATACGCAACGCGTCAATAAACTGATCATCTTCATTGCCATGTAACTGCACCGCATCTAAATTTAGGTGGTTGGCAAAGTTGCTGACTTCATCAACACTTTGATCTTTAAACACACCAACATAATTAATGCTAGCCATACTTGCTTCAGCAAGCTCTTCGATAATTCTACGCGCTTGTTCAAAACTAACGTGACGAGTGGATTGCTCGGTAAAGATAAAACCAGCATACACTGCGCCGGCTTGTATCACTGCACTCACATCGGCCGTTGATGTTAAGCCACAGACTTTATTGTCGCCGAAAATTAATTCGCGGCAGGCCAAATCAATATCATCTTTTGCCATAACCGAGCTACCGACTAAAAAGCCGTTAACAGCTGGGGCTAATTCGCGTACTTGTTTATTGGTATAGATACCCGATTCAGAAATAATCAATGTGCCATCAGGGATCATCGGCGCTAATTCAAACGTAGTGGTTAGATTCGTTGATAGGTCTCTAAGGTTGCGATTGTTGATGCCAATTAATTTCGCACCAAGTTTTATCGCTCGAGTGGTTTCTTCTGCATTTGAAACCTCGGTTAAGATCGCCATGTTATAGCGCAGGGCAACGCTAGCTAGATGTTTGTATTCATCATCTGATAGGACGCTCAGCATTAATAAAATAGCGTCTGCGCCGTAATAACGACCAAGGCATATTTGGTATTCGTCTATAAAAAAGTCTTTATTTAGTACTGGACAACTTACTTTGTCGGTAACCATTTTTAAGTACTCGTGAGTACCTTGGAAATACTTATAGTCAGTTAGCACTGAGATTGCTGCCGCATATTTTTGGTAGGTCAGAGCAATATCTAATACATCGAAATGCTCGCGTATTAAGCCTTTTGAAGGTGAGGCCTTTTTACATTCTAGAATAAAACCTGCATTCTCTTGTGCTAATGACGCGTACATATCTTTAGTACTTGGTTGCAAATCATCAATGAAACTAGCAAGCGGCCTGCTAGCTTTTAGTTGTTCAACTTCAATACGTTTGTCGGCAACAATTTTTTCTAAAATATTAGCTTGTTTGCTATTTGTTGCTTGTGTGTTTTGCTCAGACATTGCTGACCTCTATCATGCTTTGTAATGTTTTAACGGCAGAGCCTTGTTTTAATGTGTCTTTTACGATACTTGCAGCGCCGCGCAAGTTGTCTGATTTACCAGCAAGGTAAATTAGTGCGGCAGCGTTAATGATAACAGCATCAATATGAGCTTGTTCGCCATTGCCACTGAGTACAGCCATTGAATAACGTGCGTTGTCAGCGGGTAATCCACCTTTAATCGATTCTAAAGTGTGCGTTTCTAAACCAAAGTCACTTGGTATTACCGATTTTTCGATGAGTTGGTCGCCATCAATTTCGATAACTTGGGTTTCACCATGAATGGCCACTTCATCGAGGCCACTGCCGTGAACCACCCAAGCACGCTCAACACCAGTTAGTTGTAATGCTTTTGCCATAGGTTTAAGTAATTCTGGTGTGTAGACACCTAATAGCATTACTTTTGGACTTGCCGGATTTACCAATGGACCAAGTATATTAAATAAAGTTCTAACGCCCATTGCTGCGCGAACAGGGGCGGCATGTCTAAAGCCGGAGTGGTAATTTGGTGCAAAAAGAAAGCTGCAACCACTAGTTTTTATCGATTCGAGAGCTTTTTCTGGTGAAAGAGTTAAGTTAACACCAAAGCTTTCTAATAAATCCGCTGATCCAGATTGACTTGAAACGCTGCGGTTACCATGTTTTGCAACGTTGAGGCCGCAAGCACCGGCAACAATTGCTGCTGTGGTAGATATATTAATGGTGCTATGACCATCACCTCCCGTACCGACGCAATCAACAAGACGAAGGTCATTTTCTGGAAACGGCGTTGCAGCGGCTCGGATTGCAATTGCCGCACCGGCGATTTCAGTTGCTGTTTCACCTTTAATTTTTAACGCAGTCAACACACTTGCCATCAGTGCAGGCTCAACATTGCCGTTTACCACTTCAGTGAAAAACGCTTCGGCTTGCTGTTGACTTAAGTCTTTGCCATCAATTAACTGTTGTAAAATATCACTCATCTTAAGCATTCCTTGTTTTGCTGTTACTACTAGCGCTTTGACTTACTTGACTCATTGTTGATTCATCGTTCATTGAATTTGTCGCTAATAAATAATCGAAACTTTGTGTTATCAACACGCTACCTTTAGAAGTCAGCAAAGACTCTGGGTGAAATTGAAAGCCGAGTACTTTGTCGTTTGCATTCAAAATCGCCATTGGCAAATCATTGTACTGCGCGATGGTTTCTAAACTATCGGGCATATCAGTACCAATTAACGAATGGTATCGTGCAACTGGCAATGGTGACGGTAGACCGGCAAATGGTCCAATACCATTATGTTCTACATTAGAAGCTTTACCATGAACAATTTCACCTGCGCGCTCTACTTTTCCACCATAGTGTTCAACAATCGCTTGGTGTCCTAAGCAAATACCAAGAATTGGGAATTTACCCGTACAAAGTGCAAGTAAATCCATTAAGCTTCCTGCGCCTTTTGGATCGCCAGGACCTGGTGATAATACTAAGATCACTGGCTCTGAATGTGCGCACATCTTATTGTAAATAAATTCAGCATCGACAGTATTACGATAGATTATTGGCTCAAACCCTAAGGTTTTAAATTCATCAACTAAGTTGTATGTGAACGAGTCTAGGTTGTCGAGCATATATAATTTAGTCATTGTTACGCTTCCTTACTTTGACTAGCATGGCTAGAATTTTTATTAGCTAAAGAAGAGGATTGCTTAGCAGCATTTGCTATTTGCACTGCTTTTATTACCGCTTGTGCTTTTTGCCTGGTCTCATCGGCTTCGGCTTGCGCCACTGAATCATAAACCACACCAGCACCTGCTTGAATATAGGCTTTATTGTTTTTAACAAAAGCACTGCGAATAACAATACAAGTATCCATATCGCCGTGACCATTTATATAACCAACCGCGCCGCCATAGCTGCCACGGCGTTTGCCTTCGATAGAGCGGATTAGTGACGTTGCTTTTACTTTTGGAGCGCCGGAAAGGGTGCCCATGTTCATACACGCTTGATAGGCGTGCAGCGCATCAAGTTTTTCGCTAAGGGTACCAACAACTCGAGAAACTAAATGCATTACGTGAGAATAGCGGTCTACTTTAAGAAGTTCGGCGACATAACGTGTTCCGCCTTTACTGACTCTGGCAATATCGTTACGTGCTAAATCAACGAGCATTAAGTGCTCCGCTTTTTCTTTTTCATCATTACGCAATTCAAGTTCAATTCGGCCATCCAAATCGGCGCTGTAACTGCCATCACTGCGAAATCCTCGCGGACGTGTGCCGGCGATAGGATAAAGCTCGACTTGGCGACTTTCTTCGGTGTATTTCAGTGCCGACTCTGGAGAGGCGCCAAATAAAGCGAAGTTTTCATCTTTGACGAAAAACATATAAGGGCTTGGGTTTGTCTGTTTTAACACTTGATAAGCATTGATGGCATTATTGCAATCGAGACTAAATGTTCTTGAAGGGACAACCTGAAAAATATCACCTGCTCTAATATGATGTTTGAGTGTTTCAACTTGCTGGCAGAACTCGTCATCACTAATGTTAACGTTGACAGCTTGCTCGCTTTGTTGCGATAGATTTACTGCAGACATTGGCACTACGTTTTTGCATTGCTCTTGCAAGGCAACTAAACGTTGATTTAGTCGCTGTTGGTTACTACTCGAATTGTTGCCGCCAAAGGTATTAGCAATTAATTGCGTTTGCTGCTGCTGATGGTCAATGATCACTAACGTTTCTGCTAAGTAGTAGACATAATCAGAGCAACTATTTTCACTGTTATCTACGCTAGGCAATTGCTCGGCCAGCTCAATTAAATCAAAGGCAAAGGTACCACCAACAAAAATAGAGAAGGGATGATCACTATCGCTTTCCATATGTTGTAATTCTCTAAGCACTTGCATCGGGTTGACACTGAGTAAACGTGAAAGCTCATCTTGCTGAACATCATTTTTTATGAATTTAATGATTAGCTTGCTAGAGCTAGACTCTTCAATGACGACTAGATTTTGATATTGTTGCTCGCTAAAAACTTGTTGTAGGTAAGTAATAACCGCTTCGCCATTATTTGAAAGAGCCGTGAGCCTCACTGACTGCTGATCACAAATGATTTTTAAAGCGCTATCAATTAGTAATAAACTCTTTAATGCCTTTTTATCGATGATTTCAGCCGATTCTAATAACAAACAGTTACTTTGCTCTGCGGTTAGTTGCTTAAACAGAGCTAATGGATCTTGCACGTAGTCGGCACTGCTAACAGTGGTAAAAACTTGTCCATGTTTCGCTTGTTCAATCGGTGTCGTATGTTTGCTCATATTTTCCTTTACCAACAATACCTAAGGTATCTTTATTACTAATTTATAAAATTATGTTCTCAAGTTTTTTTAGCGCTTGTTTTGCTTCTAAATATTAGGCGCTAAAAACGAAAAAACCCGCCATAAAGCGGGTTT is from Thalassotalea crassostreae and encodes:
- the trpCF gene encoding bifunctional indole-3-glycerol-phosphate synthase TrpC/phosphoribosylanthranilate isomerase TrpF, which encodes MSEQNTQATNSKQANILEKIVADKRIEVEQLKASRPLASFIDDLQPSTKDMYASLAQENAGFILECKKASPSKGLIREHFDVLDIALTYQKYAAAISVLTDYKYFQGTHEYLKMVTDKVSCPVLNKDFFIDEYQICLGRYYGADAILLMLSVLSDDEYKHLASVALRYNMAILTEVSNAEETTRAIKLGAKLIGINNRNLRDLSTNLTTTFELAPMIPDGTLIISESGIYTNKQVRELAPAVNGFLVGSSVMAKDDIDLACRELIFGDNKVCGLTSTADVSAVIQAGAVYAGFIFTEQSTRHVSFEQARRIIEELAEASMASINYVGVFKDQSVDEVSNFANHLNLDAVQLHGNEDDQFIDALRIHLNSHCKIVKAISVMQQLPKLNYGADSYLLDAQQGGSGQAFNWQLLANSQQDFSNCMLAGGLNIDNIRSALELCAEQELVGLDINSGIEVSPGVKDHNKLKKAFELIRNY
- the trpD gene encoding anthranilate phosphoribosyltransferase; translated protein: MSDILQQLIDGKDLSQQQAEAFFTEVVNGNVEPALMASVLTALKIKGETATEIAGAAIAIRAAATPFPENDLRLVDCVGTGGDGHSTINISTTAAIVAGACGLNVAKHGNRSVSSQSGSADLLESFGVNLTLSPEKALESIKTSGCSFLFAPNYHSGFRHAAPVRAAMGVRTLFNILGPLVNPASPKVMLLGVYTPELLKPMAKALQLTGVERAWVVHGSGLDEVAIHGETQVIEIDGDQLIEKSVIPSDFGLETHTLESIKGGLPADNARYSMAVLSGNGEQAHIDAVIINAAALIYLAGKSDNLRGAASIVKDTLKQGSAVKTLQSMIEVSNV
- a CDS encoding aminodeoxychorismate/anthranilate synthase component II encodes the protein MTKLYMLDNLDSFTYNLVDEFKTLGFEPIIYRNTVDAEFIYNKMCAHSEPVILVLSPGPGDPKGAGSLMDLLALCTGKFPILGICLGHQAIVEHYGGKVERAGEIVHGKASNVEHNGIGPFAGLPSPLPVARYHSLIGTDMPDSLETIAQYNDLPMAILNANDKVLGFQFHPESLLTSKGSVLITQSFDYLLATNSMNDESTMSQVSQSASSNSKTRNA
- a CDS encoding anthranilate synthase component 1 yields the protein MSKHTTPIEQAKHGQVFTTVSSADYVQDPLALFKQLTAEQSNCLLLESAEIIDKKALKSLLLIDSALKIICDQQSVRLTALSNNGEAVITYLQQVFSEQQYQNLVVIEESSSSKLIIKFIKNDVQQDELSRLLSVNPMQVLRELQHMESDSDHPFSIFVGGTFAFDLIELAEQLPSVDNSENSCSDYVYYLAETLVIIDHQQQQTQLIANTFGGNNSSSNQQRLNQRLVALQEQCKNVVPMSAVNLSQQSEQAVNVNISDDEFCQQVETLKHHIRAGDIFQVVPSRTFSLDCNNAINAYQVLKQTNPSPYMFFVKDENFALFGASPESALKYTEESRQVELYPIAGTRPRGFRSDGSYSADLDGRIELELRNDEKEKAEHLMLVDLARNDIARVSKGGTRYVAELLKVDRYSHVMHLVSRVVGTLSEKLDALHAYQACMNMGTLSGAPKVKATSLIRSIEGKRRGSYGGAVGYINGHGDMDTCIVIRSAFVKNNKAYIQAGAGVVYDSVAQAEADETRQKAQAVIKAVQIANAAKQSSSLANKNSSHASQSKEA